The Vibrio sp. FE10 nucleotide sequence GTTCTGATGGTCTGGTTCAATTTGGCAAAGCAGTGGTGCAAAATGCTCCACCTTTTGCAGTCGACTTGGCTCTCCAAGTTTGGGCGCCACAAATCAAACAAATTCGTGACAACTTACAAAATATTGCTGATGAATTCCTCAATCAATCCATTAACTCATGTGAGGCTGCGCAAGCGGCCGTCAGTGGTTTAGCTGCATCATTTGGGGGAGCGGATGCAAAAAAGCACGTCTGTAAAACTTTGGGAACCAAACAAAATGTATTTGACGATTGGGTTGCTGCGCAAACCGAATGCGGCGTTGGTGGTCAAGCCAAAGCACAATTGAACAACGCGCGCGCTGATGGGGCATCTGGTCTCGACGACATTACAAAAACTAGCCACAACATTGTATGGTCAGCCGCCGTGAAAAACGATTGGTTAGCGCGTGATAAATCATTGGCTGAGTTTTTGATGAGTTTATCGGGTACGTATGTTTACGACGCTAACGGGATTCCGAAGTATTATGCGTCACTCTTAGCAGATAATAATAATTTAGTGCAAGCGCTACTCAAAGGTGGAAAGGTTGAGTATTACAAGTGTGATAACCAAGGCCCAAAAGCTTGCCTGTCACCGGTTAAAAAAGAACTCACGTTAGCTCAAGACAAAGGGCTGGAATCGCGTATTCGTAAAACCCTAGAAGCGCTTTACATGAGCGTGGCCAGTGACACCAAATTGACAGATAGTCAAAAAAGCTTTTTGGAATACACAGAAACACCCGTATTGGCGGTATTTGTCGGAGCTGTGAGAGGCAATCAGTACCCCAACTTTGCGGCCTATTCGCGCATCATTGCGATTGAGTTACTGACTCGCTATCTCAACAATATGTTGACAGTAGTGACCACGTCACTCAATCAAACTCAAGTCGATAGCAAAGATATTGACCTTATTATGACCGACGTCGACCGAGCTCGTCGTTTTACCGATGGTTTAACCGAAAAAGCTAAACGACTGATTTTAACACAAGAACAACTGAATCAGGCGTACAAAGAAACAGATCAAGGTTCCATGAGTAAGGTCAATAAGCAACTTCTACAGAACCTGTCTTTTGGAGGGTAACGTGACACTCGAATATTACACTTACACTCAAGGCGCGGCGATACAAAAAGCACTCAATGCAATTGCAATGTTTTTTGCCAGCCAATCATTCGCGTCAATGACGTCTATCAGTCTTATGATTGGAGCCGCACTTACCTACGCGAACTTTGTGGCCTCGCGTAACCCAAAGCACATTTACATTTGGGCTCTTGTATTTACGTTGTTACCTTCGATGCTGATCAAGCAAACCGTGAACATGCAGATTATCGATAGAACGGAGCCTACCGCGGGTTATTCGGTGGCAAATGTGCCTTATTTGGTAGCTCTTCCAACGTGGTTTTTCTCAACTTTAATGGTCGGTAGCGCAGATACAATAGAGTCTATTTTCACGACAGTCGATGATGAACGTTATGGTCGTACAGGGATGATGTTTGGCTCAGAGCTCTATCAATTATCGCGTCAAGCCGACTTAAAAGACGTTGAGCTAAGAAGGCTATGGGATGACTTTTTCAAAAACTGCATCATCGGGGACATTCAAATCAACAAAAAATACTCCTGGCAATCTCTCTTGAACGCGCCGGATATTTTCACATTTCTGGATGGGCAGAATATGAGTCCACTACGAGGGGTGATTTTAAATAATATCAGCCAGTCCTTTAAAACCTGTGAAGAAGTCTACCCCGACTTAAAGCGCAGATTCCTTGGTTCAGCAGCTGAAGAGCTTGATTTGATTGCGACTTACCTTCATGGCAGTAAGGCTAATATTTATAGAGCCCATATAGAAAATGCTATGTCAGACAGCTATCAAAAATACATTGGGATCAGTAACAACGCCGTCAATGTACTTCAGCAAAATATGACAATGAATGCGATGCGACATAGCATTGATAACCTCGATCCATCCGCATCGGCTATGAACTACGCGCACACCTCGAACAAGATGCAGCAAACCTCAATGTGGGCAACCTTAGGGATGCAGGCCCGAGAGTTCATCCCCATGATGCATACCATGCTCTTTACTTTGTTTAGTTGTTTA carries:
- a CDS encoding conjugal transfer protein TraH, with product MNHTKRRPIWRPFVLALGLSGIMISSVKAGGVNSSLDGFFNDLGYNTNVTHPNAYKGQAASYYNGGSLSVRSPIKSAQLVSVNLPDVSMGCGGIDAFMGGFSHISSDGLVQFGKAVVQNAPPFAVDLALQVWAPQIKQIRDNLQNIADEFLNQSINSCEAAQAAVSGLAASFGGADAKKHVCKTLGTKQNVFDDWVAAQTECGVGGQAKAQLNNARADGASGLDDITKTSHNIVWSAAVKNDWLARDKSLAEFLMSLSGTYVYDANGIPKYYASLLADNNNLVQALLKGGKVEYYKCDNQGPKACLSPVKKELTLAQDKGLESRIRKTLEALYMSVASDTKLTDSQKSFLEYTETPVLAVFVGAVRGNQYPNFAAYSRIIAIELLTRYLNNMLTVVTTSLNQTQVDSKDIDLIMTDVDRARRFTDGLTEKAKRLILTQEQLNQAYKETDQGSMSKVNKQLLQNLSFGG